One genomic window of Osmia bicornis bicornis chromosome 3, iOsmBic2.1, whole genome shotgun sequence includes the following:
- the LOC114876061 gene encoding protein FAM151B isoform X1, with product MKGATTTVTSLLILLAAIQAAMCDVSTDPKSFFPIDNNLTKIVWAHAVNSQAELAQALESADIMMLEADVVMGKMKNNTNSSQLIPIMAHPPANVSDLSLDDFLKTVIEKKNATKGIKLDFKTIEAFNASKAILDTVRNNLKFPVFINADIIAGPVNATTVPVDAKSFLSLAKTIGNCTLSIGWTTRYGEKDTITDGWYTEEQVQKMIDVLKEQNPTQPITYPVRAGPAANNITVIKYLMEKSANISNDVTLTVWSSEGDAVNAKQLSTLIKDIGVDKVYVDVPEDLMKNLNFSAASRIGIASMTIAASFVTLFVSTVM from the exons AAGCTGCCATGTGCGATGTATCCACAGACCCGAAGAGTTTCTTTCCCATCGATAACAACCTGACAAAAATCGTATGGGCCCATGCCGTGAACAGCCAGGCTGAACTCGCGCAGGCACTTGAATCAG CCGATATCATGATGTTGGAGGCTGACGTGGTGAtgggaaaaatgaaaaataacacaAACAGCAGTCAGTTGATTCCAATAATGGCTCATCCACCAGCCAACGTTAGCGATCTGTCGCTGGATGACTTCCTCAAGACCGTGATTGAAAAGAAGAACGCGACCAAGGGCATCAAGTTAGACTTCAAGACCATCGAGGCCTTCAACGCGAGCAAAGCTATCCTGGATACTGTTCGCAATAAC TTGAAGTTCCCCGTGTTCATTAACGCGGATATAATTGCTGGACCGGTAAACGCAACTACTGTCCCAGTGGATGCCAAGTCGTTCCTTTCTTTAGCAAAAACGATCGGTAACTGTACACTGTCCATTGGTTGGACTACCAG GTACGGAGAGAAGGACACGATCACCGATGGTTGGTACACCGAAGAGCAAGTGCAGAAAATGATCGACGTTCTGAAAGAACAGAATCCAACTCAGCCGATAACTTATCCCGTAAGAGCCGGTCCAGCCGCGAACAACATCACCGTGATCAAATATCTGATGGAGAAGAGTGCCAACATCAGCAACGACGTAACCTTGACCGTTTGGTCGAGCGAGGGCGACGCGGTGAACGCCAAACAGTTATCCACCCTGATCAAGGACATCGGTGTCGATAAAGTGTACGTAGATGTACCTGAGGATTTGATGAAGAACCTCAATTTCTCGGCAGCGTCCAGGATCGGCATCGCCTCGATGACGATCGCGGCATCCTTCGTCACCCTCTTCGTCTCGACGGTCATGTGA
- the LOC114876061 gene encoding protein FAM151B isoform X2 yields MCDVSTDPKSFFPIDNNLTKIVWAHAVNSQAELAQALESADIMMLEADVVMGKMKNNTNSSQLIPIMAHPPANVSDLSLDDFLKTVIEKKNATKGIKLDFKTIEAFNASKAILDTVRNNLKFPVFINADIIAGPVNATTVPVDAKSFLSLAKTIGNCTLSIGWTTRYGEKDTITDGWYTEEQVQKMIDVLKEQNPTQPITYPVRAGPAANNITVIKYLMEKSANISNDVTLTVWSSEGDAVNAKQLSTLIKDIGVDKVYVDVPEDLMKNLNFSAASRIGIASMTIAASFVTLFVSTVM; encoded by the exons ATGTGCGATGTATCCACAGACCCGAAGAGTTTCTTTCCCATCGATAACAACCTGACAAAAATCGTATGGGCCCATGCCGTGAACAGCCAGGCTGAACTCGCGCAGGCACTTGAATCAG CCGATATCATGATGTTGGAGGCTGACGTGGTGAtgggaaaaatgaaaaataacacaAACAGCAGTCAGTTGATTCCAATAATGGCTCATCCACCAGCCAACGTTAGCGATCTGTCGCTGGATGACTTCCTCAAGACCGTGATTGAAAAGAAGAACGCGACCAAGGGCATCAAGTTAGACTTCAAGACCATCGAGGCCTTCAACGCGAGCAAAGCTATCCTGGATACTGTTCGCAATAAC TTGAAGTTCCCCGTGTTCATTAACGCGGATATAATTGCTGGACCGGTAAACGCAACTACTGTCCCAGTGGATGCCAAGTCGTTCCTTTCTTTAGCAAAAACGATCGGTAACTGTACACTGTCCATTGGTTGGACTACCAG GTACGGAGAGAAGGACACGATCACCGATGGTTGGTACACCGAAGAGCAAGTGCAGAAAATGATCGACGTTCTGAAAGAACAGAATCCAACTCAGCCGATAACTTATCCCGTAAGAGCCGGTCCAGCCGCGAACAACATCACCGTGATCAAATATCTGATGGAGAAGAGTGCCAACATCAGCAACGACGTAACCTTGACCGTTTGGTCGAGCGAGGGCGACGCGGTGAACGCCAAACAGTTATCCACCCTGATCAAGGACATCGGTGTCGATAAAGTGTACGTAGATGTACCTGAGGATTTGATGAAGAACCTCAATTTCTCGGCAGCGTCCAGGATCGGCATCGCCTCGATGACGATCGCGGCATCCTTCGTCACCCTCTTCGTCTCGACGGTCATGTGA